One stretch of Kogia breviceps isolate mKogBre1 chromosome 18, mKogBre1 haplotype 1, whole genome shotgun sequence DNA includes these proteins:
- the TSKS gene encoding testis-specific serine kinase substrate isoform X1, protein MASVVVKTIWQSKEIHEAGDPPAGVESRSQLVPEAPGGVSSPVKGIAKKKKAVSFHGVEPRMSYEPLHWCLNLRRSSACTNVSLLNLATVEPTDSSGTDSTVEDSGLLALPTPNPPWAPDDPDITEILSWVNSGLVHAKDSITSLKEKTTRVNQHVQTLQSECSVLSESLERRRQEAEELEGYCSQLKENCRKVTRSVEDAEIKTNVLKQNSALLEEKLRYLQMQDETPRRQEAELQELGQKLEAGLSRHGLGLATQPPGCSSPPGSPDEAPRRRGLAPGGWGMGPRAGEGPIVSEQELQKVSASLEELRREVSSLTARWHQEEGAVQEALRLLGGLGGRLDGFLGQWERAQREQAQAARGLQELRGRTDELCTMVERSAVSVASLRSELEALGPVKPILEELGRQFQSSRRGSDLSMNLDRTPQGSCARCASQGQQLSMESLQQLLERALTPLVDEVKQRGLAPACPSCQRLHKKILELERQALAKHIRAEALSSTLRLAQDEALRAKNLLLTDKMKPEEKVAALDYLHLKMCSLHDQLSNLPLEGSMGTMGGGSGGGTPPKRGGPTPEQ, encoded by the exons CGTGTCCTTCCACGG GGTGGAGCCCCGGATGTCCTATGAGCCGCTGCACTGGTGTCTGAACCTCAGACGGTCCTCAGCCTGCACCAATGTGTCCCTGCTCAACCTGGCCACCGTGGAGCCCACCGACTCCTCAGGGACAGACTCAACCGTGGAAGACAGCGGCCTGCTGGCACTGCCCACGCCCAACCCACCCTGGGCTCCAGATGACCCAGACATCACGGAAATACTG AGTTGGGTTAACAGTGGACTGGTCCACGCCAAAGATTCCATCACCAGCTTGAAGGAAAAGACCACCCGGGTTAACCAGCACGTGCAGACGCTGCAG AGTGAGTGTTCTGTGCTGAGCGAGAGTCTAGAGAGAAGGCGGCAAGAGGCGGAAGAACTAGAAGGGTATTGTAGTCAACTCAAG GAGAACTGCCGGAAGGTGACCCGGTCGGTGGAAGATGCTGAAATAAAAACCAACGTCCTGAAGCAGAACTCTGCCCTGCTGGAG GAGAAGCTGCGCTACCTCCAGATGCAGGATGAGACGCCCAGGAGGCAGGAggctgagctgcaggagctggggCAGAAGCTGGAGgctggcctctcccgccacggccTGGGCCTCGCCACCCAGCCCCCAGGCTGCTCCAGCCCGCCAGGGAGCCCCGACGAAGCCCCGCGACGGCGAGGCCTGGCCCCAGGTGGCTGGGGAATGGGGCCCCGGGCAGGGGAGGGCCCCATCGTGAGCGAGCAGGAGTTGCAGAAGGTCTCTGCCTCCCTTGAGGAGCTGAG GAGGGAGGTGTCCTCACTGACCGCCCGGTGGCATCAGGAGGAGGGGGCCGTGCAGGAGGCCCTACGGCTGCTCGGGGGCCTAGGCGGCAGGCTCGACGGCTTCCTGGGCCAGTGGGAGCGGGCGCAGCGCGAGCAGGCTCAGGCCGCGCGGGGCCTCCAAGAGCTGCGGGGCCGGACCGACGAGCTGTGCACCAT GGTGGAGCGGTCAGCAGTGTCTGTGGCTTCACTGAGGAGTGAACTGGAGGCGCTGGGCCCAGTGAAACCGATTCTGGAGGAGCTTGGGCGGCAATTTCAGAGCTCTCGTAGAGGGTCTGACCTCTCTATGAACCTGGATCGGACCCCCCAAGGCTCCTGTGCCCGCTGTGCCAG ccagggACAGCAGTTGTCCATGGAGTCCTTGCAGCAGCTGCTGGAGCGAGCGCTGACCCCGCTAGTGGACGAGGTGAAGCAGAGGGGCCTGGCTCCTGCCTGCCCCAGCTGCCAGAGGCTACACAAGAAGATTCTG GAGCTGGAGCGCCAGGCCTTGGCCAAACATATCAGGGCAGAGGCCCTGAGCTCCACTCTTCGGCTGGCCCAAGACGAAGCCTTGCGGGCCAAGAACCTGTTGCTGACGGACAAGATGAAGCCGGA ggagaaggtggccgcTCTGGACTACCTACACTTGAAGATGTGCTCCCTCCACGATCAGCTCAGCAACCTGCCACTTGAGGGGTCCATGGGGACAATGGGGGGAGGAAGTGGGGGGGGAACTCCCCCAAAACGTGGGGGCCCGACCCCTGAGCAATAA
- the TSKS gene encoding testis-specific serine kinase substrate isoform X2, translated as MSYEPLHWCLNLRRSSACTNVSLLNLATVEPTDSSGTDSTVEDSGLLALPTPNPPWAPDDPDITEILSWVNSGLVHAKDSITSLKEKTTRVNQHVQTLQSECSVLSESLERRRQEAEELEGYCSQLKENCRKVTRSVEDAEIKTNVLKQNSALLEEKLRYLQMQDETPRRQEAELQELGQKLEAGLSRHGLGLATQPPGCSSPPGSPDEAPRRRGLAPGGWGMGPRAGEGPIVSEQELQKVSASLEELRREVSSLTARWHQEEGAVQEALRLLGGLGGRLDGFLGQWERAQREQAQAARGLQELRGRTDELCTMVERSAVSVASLRSELEALGPVKPILEELGRQFQSSRRGSDLSMNLDRTPQGSCARCASQGQQLSMESLQQLLERALTPLVDEVKQRGLAPACPSCQRLHKKILELERQALAKHIRAEALSSTLRLAQDEALRAKNLLLTDKMKPEEKVAALDYLHLKMCSLHDQLSNLPLEGSMGTMGGGSGGGTPPKRGGPTPEQ; from the exons ATGTCCTATGAGCCGCTGCACTGGTGTCTGAACCTCAGACGGTCCTCAGCCTGCACCAATGTGTCCCTGCTCAACCTGGCCACCGTGGAGCCCACCGACTCCTCAGGGACAGACTCAACCGTGGAAGACAGCGGCCTGCTGGCACTGCCCACGCCCAACCCACCCTGGGCTCCAGATGACCCAGACATCACGGAAATACTG AGTTGGGTTAACAGTGGACTGGTCCACGCCAAAGATTCCATCACCAGCTTGAAGGAAAAGACCACCCGGGTTAACCAGCACGTGCAGACGCTGCAG AGTGAGTGTTCTGTGCTGAGCGAGAGTCTAGAGAGAAGGCGGCAAGAGGCGGAAGAACTAGAAGGGTATTGTAGTCAACTCAAG GAGAACTGCCGGAAGGTGACCCGGTCGGTGGAAGATGCTGAAATAAAAACCAACGTCCTGAAGCAGAACTCTGCCCTGCTGGAG GAGAAGCTGCGCTACCTCCAGATGCAGGATGAGACGCCCAGGAGGCAGGAggctgagctgcaggagctggggCAGAAGCTGGAGgctggcctctcccgccacggccTGGGCCTCGCCACCCAGCCCCCAGGCTGCTCCAGCCCGCCAGGGAGCCCCGACGAAGCCCCGCGACGGCGAGGCCTGGCCCCAGGTGGCTGGGGAATGGGGCCCCGGGCAGGGGAGGGCCCCATCGTGAGCGAGCAGGAGTTGCAGAAGGTCTCTGCCTCCCTTGAGGAGCTGAG GAGGGAGGTGTCCTCACTGACCGCCCGGTGGCATCAGGAGGAGGGGGCCGTGCAGGAGGCCCTACGGCTGCTCGGGGGCCTAGGCGGCAGGCTCGACGGCTTCCTGGGCCAGTGGGAGCGGGCGCAGCGCGAGCAGGCTCAGGCCGCGCGGGGCCTCCAAGAGCTGCGGGGCCGGACCGACGAGCTGTGCACCAT GGTGGAGCGGTCAGCAGTGTCTGTGGCTTCACTGAGGAGTGAACTGGAGGCGCTGGGCCCAGTGAAACCGATTCTGGAGGAGCTTGGGCGGCAATTTCAGAGCTCTCGTAGAGGGTCTGACCTCTCTATGAACCTGGATCGGACCCCCCAAGGCTCCTGTGCCCGCTGTGCCAG ccagggACAGCAGTTGTCCATGGAGTCCTTGCAGCAGCTGCTGGAGCGAGCGCTGACCCCGCTAGTGGACGAGGTGAAGCAGAGGGGCCTGGCTCCTGCCTGCCCCAGCTGCCAGAGGCTACACAAGAAGATTCTG GAGCTGGAGCGCCAGGCCTTGGCCAAACATATCAGGGCAGAGGCCCTGAGCTCCACTCTTCGGCTGGCCCAAGACGAAGCCTTGCGGGCCAAGAACCTGTTGCTGACGGACAAGATGAAGCCGGA ggagaaggtggccgcTCTGGACTACCTACACTTGAAGATGTGCTCCCTCCACGATCAGCTCAGCAACCTGCCACTTGAGGGGTCCATGGGGACAATGGGGGGAGGAAGTGGGGGGGGAACTCCCCCAAAACGTGGGGGCCCGACCCCTGAGCAATAA